In Cicer arietinum cultivar CDC Frontier isolate Library 1 chromosome 1, Cicar.CDCFrontier_v2.0, whole genome shotgun sequence, one DNA window encodes the following:
- the LOC140920243 gene encoding uncharacterized protein has product MSSMLAYARNKGEEKRPNWIGENVWSALWRKWNTDAYKQKREKTKINTASERGTNTHKGGSMSAGEIKYYMEKQLGREVTQAEIHRYLHVNPETNEYTNELSKMIQEQLQQVMKE; this is encoded by the exons ATGTCATCTATGTTGGCGTACGCACGTAATAAGGGCGAGGAAAAACGCCCgaattggattggtgaaaatgtttggagtgcgttgtggaggaaatggaacacagatgcttacaaacagaagagagaaaaaacaaagattaatacagcatctgagaggggtaccaatactcataagggaggttccatgtctgctggagaaattaaatattatatg gaaaagcaacttggaagggaggtcactcaggcAGAGATACATCgttatcttcatgttaatcctgaaacaaatgagtatactaatgaattatcaaaaatgattcag gaacaacttcaacaagtcatgaaagaatga